One Phocoena sinus isolate mPhoSin1 chromosome 13, mPhoSin1.pri, whole genome shotgun sequence DNA segment encodes these proteins:
- the LOC116763998 gene encoding cytochrome c oxidase assembly protein COX20, mitochondrial-like yields the protein MHESTCYIDHVDKRSVFRSKTGTEEAGGADCPHGGCAGARGAREGKGRIRRSCDVRVGGFILVTLGCWFHCRYNYAKLRIQERLAREGIKNKILYESTHLDLERKQTNSGSGSN from the exons ATGCATGAAAGTACGTGTTACATTGATCATGTGGATAAGAGAAGTGTCTTCAGATCGAAAACTGGAACTGAGGAGGCAG GAGGTGCCGACTGTCCCCATGGCGGCTGCGCTGGAGCCCGGGGGGCCCGGGAAGGCAAAGGTAGAATTAGAAGATCATGTGACGTTCGAGTAGGAGGGTTTATCTTGGTGACTTTAGGATGCTGGTTCCATTGTAGGTATAATTATGCAAAGCTAAGAATCCAGGAAAGACTTGCCagagaaggaattaaaaacaagattttataTGAAAGTACCCACCTTGatcttgaaagaaaacaaaccaacagcGGCAGCGGCAGCAATTGA